In Vibrio alginolyticus NBRC 15630 = ATCC 17749, the sequence TCAGGAGCGACGACGCCGCTCCTGATAAATTAGAATACGTAGTAAAGAAGAGCAAAAACTGGGAATGCTGCGGTTAGGCTGTCGATACGATCTAGCACACCACCGTGCCCTGGGATAATGTTACTGCTGTCTTTAATGCCTGAGATACGTTTGAACATACTTTCAACCAGATCACCAAGCACTGAAATAACGACAGTAACCAGCGTAATCAGCACCATATGGACAGGGCTAGTGAACTGGATATCGAACCAATCAGCAAATGCCCACGCTACGATTAATGCCGTGATAATGCCACCAATTAGCCCTTCAATGGTTTTATTGGGGCTTACATGAGGAGCCATCTTACGTTTGCCTAAGCTTTTGCCTGCAAAGTAGGCGCCGCTATCTGCAGCCCATACCAAGAAACAAACGTACAACACAAGCTTTGCGCCGTGGTATGGATCTACAGTGATGTCATACGCTCTGAGAATAATCACACTCCAAAGGAATGGGATTAATGTCAGAAAACCAAATACATGACGTAAAACAAAATTACTTTGCCAAGATTTCGTCGTTTTGGGGTAAGTAATCGCCATTAAGCTAGCAATAATCCACCAAACAAAACCAATACCCAAGACGACATAATGAGGTGTCGTTAAGTGATTGAGGCTATATGCATCAGGCGAGATGTATAGAAAACTAAGTCCGGTCATAATGATTGCCGGCACAAGGGCAGCAATGCGAGAGTTGCTTCCTGTAAACTGAGTCCACTCCCAAAAACCTAATAGCGTTATTGCAGTTAAAGCGGCAATAAAGCCCATTAGCGGTAATTTAAAAATGCCTAAAATAACCAGGGGAGCTAAAATTAGTGCTGTTATTATTCTCTGTTTCAAACTAACTAGTCCTTATTGAGCTGCCATCAATGCCTTTATTTGTTCACCTGTACAGCCAAAACGACGTTCTCGGTTGATAAACCAAGTTACAGCTTCTACCAAACTGTCTTCATCGAATTCTGGCCAGTACTCTGGTGTAAAGTACATTTCTGCATAAGCCATTTGCCACAACATAAAGTTGCTGATGCGGCACTCTCCACTGGTGCGAATTAAAAGATCCACTTCCGGTAGGTCTGCCATGGTCAAATGCTCAGTGATTAGCTGCTCATTGATATCCTCTACACGAATTTCACCGTTACGTGCTTTTAGCGCTAACGTTTTAGCAGCTTCTGTGATGTCCCATTTACCGCCATAGTTGGCTGCAATGTTGATCACCATACCCGTGTTATCTGCCGTTAGGTTTTCTGCTTCTACAATTTTCTTTTGTAGACGCTCACTAAATCGACTGGTATCACCGATCACGCGCAACCGTAAGTTATTTTTGTGTAGTTTTTTTACTTCACTAGACAGGACCGTGATAAACAGTTCCATCAAAAGACCCACTTCTTCCTCCGGACGACGCCAGTTTTCACTACTAAAAGCAAACAGCGTCATGGCTCTAATGCCTAGTTTTGAAGCAGCAGCCACGGTCTTACGAACGGCACTAACGCCTTTTTTATGACCAAATACGCGAGGTTTTCCTTTGGACTTAGCCCAACGGCCATTACCGTCCATAATGATGGCAATATGCTTAGGAAGGGAATCAGAGAAGGCTTGAGAATTTTGCATAGGGAGTTAATTGAGTTCCATCAGTTGGATAGACTAACATAAAAAAACGCTGAGCTGTGAGCACAGCGTTTTCCAACAGTGATGTGTGTGGGAGTATTAAACTTCCATCAACTCTTTTTCTTTTGCAGCAAGAACTTCATCGATCTTCTTAACTGCAACGTC encodes:
- a CDS encoding isoprenyl transferase yields the protein MQNSQAFSDSLPKHIAIIMDGNGRWAKSKGKPRVFGHKKGVSAVRKTVAAASKLGIRAMTLFAFSSENWRRPEEEVGLLMELFITVLSSEVKKLHKNNLRLRVIGDTSRFSERLQKKIVEAENLTADNTGMVINIAANYGGKWDITEAAKTLALKARNGEIRVEDINEQLITEHLTMADLPEVDLLIRTSGECRISNFMLWQMAYAEMYFTPEYWPEFDEDSLVEAVTWFINRERRFGCTGEQIKALMAAQ
- a CDS encoding phosphatidate cytidylyltransferase, yielding MKQRIITALILAPLVILGIFKLPLMGFIAALTAITLLGFWEWTQFTGSNSRIAALVPAIIMTGLSFLYISPDAYSLNHLTTPHYVVLGIGFVWWIIASLMAITYPKTTKSWQSNFVLRHVFGFLTLIPFLWSVIILRAYDITVDPYHGAKLVLYVCFLVWAADSGAYFAGKSLGKRKMAPHVSPNKTIEGLIGGIITALIVAWAFADWFDIQFTSPVHMVLITLVTVVISVLGDLVESMFKRISGIKDSSNIIPGHGGVLDRIDSLTAAFPVFALLYYVF